One genomic segment of Occultella kanbiaonis includes these proteins:
- a CDS encoding ATP-dependent DNA helicase codes for MGGARREGQHEMARAVTEALTESKHLLVQAGTGTGKSLAYLVPTLVNAVATGERAIVSTATLALQRQVIGHDLPLVADILSDKLPREPTVALLKGWHNYLCLHKIAGGYPAEDDSALFSEALVAPSVAEEHPREQDDSLGAQVVRVREWAEQTTSGDRDELIPGISDKAWRQVSITSMECLGQRCPLLADCFPEKAKAASREADVVVTNHAMLGIAASGSPKVLPEHEVLVVDEAHELADRVTAQSTVELSASSVDRAARLARRHAGLALPGLDDAVNTLRTELMGVPEGRLQAGLPEALIGTVRLIADGAREAMTAMRTEAGASVSPEQAGAKNMAKSAMLILFEVCDRLLSDRVANLRDVVWCERGRRPGEGSRLMVAPLNVSGSINSELFTDRAVVLTSATLTLGGTFDSTARAVGLSDGGYRGVDVASPFDYGKQGILYVAKHLPAPGRDGTDERILTEIAELVEAAGGRTLGLFSSRRGAQLAAEAMRERLDTPVLLQGEDSLPSLVKQFAADPATSLFGTLSLWQGVDVPGESCQLVIIDRIPFPRPDDPIKAARTEVVAAGGGNGFMAVSATHAALLLAQGAGRLIRRTTDRGVVAVLDPRLRTARYGSFLAGSLPPLWPTTDPGLVRAALRRLAAS; via the coding sequence ATGGGCGGCGCCCGGCGCGAGGGGCAGCACGAGATGGCTCGTGCCGTCACCGAGGCACTCACCGAGTCCAAGCACCTGCTCGTGCAGGCCGGCACGGGTACCGGGAAGTCGCTCGCCTACCTCGTGCCGACGCTGGTGAACGCGGTCGCCACCGGGGAGCGGGCGATCGTCTCGACGGCCACCCTCGCGTTGCAGCGGCAGGTGATCGGCCACGACCTGCCGCTGGTGGCTGACATCCTCTCCGACAAGCTGCCCCGGGAGCCCACCGTCGCCCTGCTGAAGGGCTGGCACAACTACCTGTGCCTGCACAAGATCGCCGGCGGCTACCCGGCCGAGGACGACTCGGCGCTCTTCTCGGAGGCGCTCGTGGCGCCGTCGGTGGCCGAGGAACACCCCAGGGAGCAGGACGACTCGCTCGGCGCCCAGGTCGTGCGCGTGCGCGAGTGGGCGGAGCAGACCACCAGCGGCGACCGCGACGAGCTGATCCCCGGGATCAGCGACAAGGCGTGGCGGCAGGTGTCGATCACGTCGATGGAGTGCCTCGGCCAGCGCTGCCCGTTGCTGGCCGACTGCTTCCCCGAGAAGGCGAAGGCCGCCTCCCGGGAGGCGGACGTCGTGGTGACGAACCACGCGATGCTCGGGATCGCCGCATCCGGATCGCCCAAGGTGCTGCCCGAGCACGAGGTGCTGGTCGTCGACGAGGCGCACGAACTGGCCGACCGCGTCACCGCGCAGTCCACCGTGGAGCTGTCCGCGTCCTCGGTGGACCGGGCCGCGCGGCTCGCCCGCCGGCATGCCGGGCTCGCGCTGCCCGGGCTGGACGACGCCGTGAACACCCTGCGCACCGAGCTCATGGGCGTGCCCGAGGGACGGCTGCAGGCCGGCCTGCCGGAGGCGCTGATCGGCACGGTCCGGCTGATCGCCGACGGCGCCCGGGAGGCCATGACCGCGATGCGCACCGAGGCCGGCGCGAGCGTCAGCCCGGAACAGGCCGGCGCGAAGAACATGGCCAAGAGCGCGATGCTGATCCTGTTCGAGGTGTGTGACCGGCTCCTGTCCGACCGGGTCGCCAACCTCCGGGACGTCGTGTGGTGCGAGCGCGGCCGGCGGCCGGGGGAGGGCTCCCGCTTGATGGTCGCGCCGCTGAACGTGTCCGGGTCGATCAACTCCGAGCTGTTCACCGACCGTGCGGTGGTGCTCACGTCGGCCACCCTCACCCTCGGCGGCACCTTCGACTCCACGGCTCGCGCCGTGGGCCTGTCCGACGGCGGCTACCGCGGCGTGGATGTCGCGTCACCGTTCGACTACGGCAAGCAGGGCATCCTGTACGTCGCCAAGCATCTGCCTGCGCCCGGGCGGGACGGCACCGACGAGCGGATCCTGACCGAGATCGCCGAACTGGTCGAGGCCGCCGGGGGCCGGACCCTCGGACTGTTCTCCTCCCGGCGCGGCGCGCAGCTCGCAGCCGAGGCGATGCGTGAACGCCTCGACACCCCGGTGCTGCTCCAGGGTGAGGACTCGTTGCCGTCCCTGGTCAAGCAGTTCGCAGCCGACCCGGCGACCTCCCTGTTCGGCACGCTCTCGCTGTGGCAGGGCGTGGACGTGCCGGGGGAGTCCTGCCAGCTCGTGATCATCGACCGGATCCCGTTCCCGCGCCCGGACGACCCGATCAAGGCCGCCCGGACCGAGGTGGTCGCGGCAGGAGGCGGCAACGGTTTCATGGCCGTCTCGGCCACGCACGCCGCCCTCCTGCTCGCCCAGGGCGCCGGCCGGCTGATCCGGCGTACCACCGACCGGGGCGTCGTGGCCGTTCTCGACCCGCGGCTGCGGACCGCCCGCTACGGGAGCTTCCTGGCCGGGTCGCTGCCGCCGCTGTGGCCGACCACGGATCCCGGCCTGGTCCGGGCGGCGCTGCGCCGGCTCGCGGCTTCCTAG
- a CDS encoding L-lactate dehydrogenase produces MTQAPDRATTPPGVSTLAIVGAGSVGATLAYAALIRGVARRVVLYDVNRAKVEAEALDLSHGMAFMPMGAVEGSDDIGICAGADMVVVTAGAKQQPGQTRIELADRTINLMRTLVPQLVEVAPDAIYMMVTNPVDVVTYASLKISGLPPRQMFGSGTVLDTSRLRYLLSEHSRIAVRNVHAYIVGEHGDSEFPLWSAANIGGVPLREFVAATGVLSPGDLAEIADEVKNSAYRIIDGKGATNHAIGLAGVRIIQSVLRSERAILPVSSLLEDYLGISDVCLSVPSIVDRDGVGERLEFNFNESELASLRASADEIRGVARQFGF; encoded by the coding sequence GTGACCCAGGCACCAGACCGCGCCACCACACCTCCCGGGGTCTCCACCCTCGCCATCGTCGGCGCCGGCTCGGTCGGCGCCACGCTCGCATACGCGGCGCTGATCCGGGGCGTCGCCCGCCGGGTGGTCCTGTACGACGTGAACCGGGCCAAGGTGGAGGCCGAGGCCCTCGACCTCTCCCACGGCATGGCCTTCATGCCCATGGGTGCGGTGGAGGGATCGGACGACATCGGGATCTGCGCCGGCGCGGACATGGTGGTGGTGACCGCCGGTGCAAAACAGCAGCCGGGGCAGACTCGTATCGAGCTCGCGGACCGGACCATCAACCTGATGCGCACGCTCGTGCCGCAATTGGTGGAGGTCGCGCCCGACGCCATCTACATGATGGTGACGAACCCGGTCGACGTGGTCACCTACGCCTCGCTGAAGATCTCCGGGTTGCCGCCGCGGCAGATGTTCGGTTCCGGCACGGTGCTGGACACCTCACGGCTCAGGTACCTGCTCAGCGAACACAGCCGGATCGCGGTCCGGAACGTGCACGCTTACATCGTCGGCGAGCACGGCGACTCCGAGTTCCCGCTGTGGAGCGCCGCCAACATCGGCGGGGTGCCACTGCGGGAGTTCGTGGCCGCCACCGGCGTGCTCAGCCCAGGGGACCTGGCCGAGATCGCCGACGAGGTGAAGAACTCCGCGTACCGGATCATCGACGGCAAGGGCGCCACGAACCACGCCATCGGCCTCGCCGGCGTGCGGATCATCCAGTCGGTGCTGCGTTCCGAGCGTGCGATCCTGCCTGTCTCGAGCCTGCTCGAGGACTACCTAGGCATCTCCGACGTGTGCCTGTCGGTCCCGTCGATCGTGGACCGCGACGGCGTGGGCGAGCGTCTCGAGTTCAACTTCAATGAGTCCGAGCTTGCCAGCCTGCGCGCCAGCGCGGACGAGATCCGCGGCGTCGCCCGGCAGTTCGGCTTCTGA
- the lexA gene encoding transcriptional repressor LexA, which produces MGSIRSSIEAKGYPPTMREIGAAVGLASPSSVKYQLNLLEQKGYLRRDPISTRAIEVIAPDDAQSVRGDIDIFEAPDREGIDPGAAYVPVVGRIAAGGPILAEQAVEDVFPLPRQLVGEGDLFLLKVVGESMIDAAICDGDWVVVRQQNVAENGEIVAAMIDGEATVKTLKRSASQVWLMPANPAFSPIDGNEAQILGRVVSVLRSI; this is translated from the coding sequence ATGGGCTCCATCCGGTCGAGCATCGAGGCCAAGGGCTACCCGCCCACCATGCGAGAGATCGGTGCGGCCGTGGGGCTGGCGAGCCCATCCTCGGTGAAGTACCAGCTCAACCTGCTCGAACAGAAGGGGTACCTGCGCCGGGACCCGATCTCCACCCGCGCGATCGAGGTCATCGCGCCGGATGACGCCCAGTCCGTCCGCGGCGACATCGACATCTTCGAGGCGCCGGACCGGGAGGGCATCGATCCCGGTGCCGCGTATGTGCCGGTCGTCGGCCGGATCGCGGCCGGTGGCCCGATCCTGGCAGAGCAGGCCGTGGAGGACGTGTTCCCGCTCCCCCGCCAGTTGGTCGGCGAAGGCGATCTGTTCCTGCTCAAGGTGGTCGGCGAGTCGATGATCGACGCCGCGATCTGCGACGGCGACTGGGTGGTCGTGCGGCAGCAGAACGTCGCTGAGAACGGCGAGATCGTCGCCGCGATGATCGACGGCGAGGCGACCGTGAAGACGCTCAAGCGCTCCGCTTCGCAGGTCTGGCTGATGCCGGCCAACCCGGCGTTCTCACCGATCGACGGGAACGAGGCGCAGATCCTCGGCCGTGTGGTGAGTGTGCTCCGCTCGATCTGA
- a CDS encoding LysM peptidoglycan-binding domain-containing protein: MSALAFPHAELRAGANAGTRRGRAVRRRHLSAVPGGRAGAARPVTRVVSAHPTVGSSAVALVPSPAALVGPLAPAPTRRLAPALPDLTSAPALAPVPVPLARPERDGAPVRPVRRPVRRSDALPAETVEPARTAVDAPLRLTVRGRRVLVVLGLVVAAALGSVLGLAFPSEPAAPTEVATVVVSPGESLWAIAAEHAAPGADVRVVVDQIMELNSLATSTVVAGQALTVPVG, translated from the coding sequence ATGAGTGCACTGGCCTTCCCCCACGCCGAGCTCCGCGCGGGTGCCAACGCCGGGACGCGGCGCGGCCGAGCTGTACGTCGTCGCCACCTGTCGGCGGTGCCGGGGGGCCGCGCCGGGGCGGCCCGGCCGGTGACCCGGGTCGTGAGTGCGCACCCGACCGTCGGGTCGTCCGCGGTCGCGCTGGTGCCTTCGCCCGCGGCATTGGTCGGCCCGCTCGCACCGGCGCCGACTCGTCGACTCGCGCCCGCCCTGCCCGACCTCACCTCGGCGCCCGCGCTGGCACCGGTGCCCGTGCCGCTCGCGCGGCCCGAGCGTGACGGCGCCCCGGTGCGGCCGGTCCGTCGGCCAGTGCGCCGTTCGGACGCACTGCCCGCCGAGACGGTCGAGCCGGCCCGCACGGCCGTCGATGCGCCGCTGCGGCTGACGGTCCGCGGTCGCCGGGTGCTCGTGGTGCTCGGACTCGTCGTCGCCGCGGCGCTCGGGTCGGTCCTCGGCCTCGCATTCCCGTCCGAGCCGGCCGCCCCCACCGAGGTGGCGACGGTGGTCGTCTCGCCCGGGGAGAGCCTCTGGGCGATCGCCGCCGAGCACGCCGCACCCGGCGCGGACGTGCGCGTGGTGGTCGACCAGATCATGGAGCTGAACTCGCTCGCCACCTCCACGGTGGTGGCAGGTCAGGCGCTCACGGTTCCCGTCGGCTGA
- the nrdR gene encoding transcriptional regulator NrdR: MHCPFCRHSDSRVVDSRTAEDGSAIRRRRQCPNCGRRFTTVETTSLNVMKRSGAVEPFSRDKIISGVRKACQGRPVSDDDLALLAQQVEETIRSNGVAEIDAHEVGLTILGPLRELDEVAYLRFASVYQAFSSLEDFEAAIAALRVDRPDQSEESLP, from the coding sequence GTGCACTGCCCGTTCTGTCGGCACTCCGATTCCCGCGTCGTGGACTCCCGGACCGCCGAGGACGGGTCCGCGATCCGGCGGCGGCGCCAGTGCCCGAACTGCGGGCGGCGATTCACGACGGTCGAGACCACCAGTCTGAACGTGATGAAGCGTTCCGGTGCCGTCGAGCCGTTCAGCCGGGACAAGATCATCTCTGGCGTCCGCAAGGCTTGCCAGGGGCGGCCTGTTTCCGATGACGACCTTGCCCTGCTCGCACAGCAGGTCGAGGAGACGATCCGCAGCAACGGTGTCGCGGAGATCGATGCGCATGAGGTCGGACTGACCATCCTCGGCCCCCTGCGCGAGCTGGACGAGGTGGCCTACCTCCGGTTCGCCAGCGTGTACCAGGCCTTCTCCTCGCTGGAGGACTTCGAGGCCGCGATCGCCGCCCTGCGGGTGGACCGCCCGGACCAGAGCGAGGAATCGCTCCCATAG
- a CDS encoding aldo/keto reductase — protein MTTAFPAEDRYDRMPMRRAGNSGLDLPTISLGLWQNFGVATPIDRQRELIHHAFDRGITHLDLANNYGPPVGAAEENLGALLAKDLRALRDELVITTKAGYRAGPGPYGEGGSRKYLLSSLDASLQRLGLDHVDVFYSHRYDPSTPLTETLGALRTAVDSGRARYAGISSYSAQRTREALAVADQLGLRLSVHQPSYSMINRWIEHPGPAGESLLDVAGAARLALVVFSPLAQGMLTDRYLDGVPSDSRGAKGASLKREYLTAANLDRIRSLNAIAERRGQTLAQLAVTWVLRDPRVTTALVGASSVAQLDDTLAALDAPSLTSAELTEIDRYARDGGVNLWGARSSDL, from the coding sequence ATGACCACCGCGTTCCCGGCCGAGGACCGTTACGACCGGATGCCGATGCGCCGAGCGGGGAACTCCGGCTTGGACCTGCCGACCATCTCCCTCGGCCTGTGGCAGAACTTCGGCGTCGCCACGCCGATCGACCGCCAGCGCGAGCTCATCCATCACGCGTTCGACCGTGGTATCACCCACCTGGACCTGGCGAACAACTACGGACCGCCGGTCGGCGCCGCCGAGGAGAACCTCGGCGCCCTGCTGGCCAAGGACCTTCGGGCCCTGCGGGACGAGCTGGTGATCACGACGAAGGCCGGCTACCGGGCGGGGCCGGGACCCTACGGCGAGGGCGGCTCACGCAAGTACCTGCTGTCCTCGCTGGACGCCTCGCTGCAGCGGCTCGGCCTGGATCACGTCGACGTCTTCTACAGCCACCGGTACGACCCGAGCACACCCCTGACCGAGACGCTCGGCGCGCTCAGGACGGCGGTGGACTCCGGCCGCGCCAGGTACGCGGGCATCTCCTCCTACTCGGCGCAGCGGACCCGTGAGGCTCTCGCGGTCGCGGACCAGCTCGGGCTGCGCCTGAGCGTGCACCAGCCGTCGTACTCGATGATCAACCGCTGGATCGAGCACCCGGGTCCCGCCGGCGAGTCACTCCTGGACGTCGCCGGGGCGGCCAGGCTCGCTCTGGTGGTGTTCTCGCCGCTGGCGCAGGGCATGCTCACCGACCGCTACCTGGACGGCGTCCCCTCCGACTCGCGTGGCGCGAAGGGTGCCTCGTTGAAGAGGGAGTACCTCACGGCCGCCAACCTCGACCGGATCCGTTCGCTCAATGCCATCGCCGAGCGGCGCGGCCAGACGCTGGCCCAGCTGGCGGTGACGTGGGTGCTGCGCGACCCGCGTGTCACGACCGCCCTGGTGGGCGCGTCCAGCGTGGCCCAGTTGGACGACACCCTCGCCGCGCTCGACGCACCGAGCCTCACCAGCGCAGAACTGACCGAGATCGATCGGTACGCCCGCGACGGCGGCGTGAATCTGTGGGGCGCGCGCTCAAGCGACCTGTGA
- a CDS encoding AAA family ATPase: MLIVMSGPPGAGKSHLAGRIARALTVPVLSVDPVEAAMWRAGVGGPGGSLPTGLAAYVVVEALAEGVLVLGQCVLVDAVNAVEPAREQWRRLAARSGVPLRVVDVICSDPDLHRSRLEGRRRDLAGFPEPTWAQVSQATAPPWTDPHLRVDTADPADPLPVVLAYLGR; the protein is encoded by the coding sequence ATGCTGATCGTGATGTCCGGGCCGCCAGGCGCCGGCAAGTCCCATCTGGCCGGCCGGATCGCCCGCGCGCTGACGGTTCCGGTGCTCTCAGTCGACCCCGTCGAGGCCGCCATGTGGCGCGCCGGGGTCGGTGGCCCCGGCGGATCGCTACCCACCGGCCTGGCTGCCTACGTCGTGGTCGAGGCCCTCGCGGAGGGGGTTCTCGTCCTGGGCCAGTGCGTGCTGGTCGACGCCGTCAACGCGGTGGAGCCGGCGCGTGAGCAGTGGCGGAGGCTGGCGGCGCGGTCCGGCGTCCCATTGCGGGTCGTGGACGTGATCTGTTCCGACCCGGACCTGCACCGGTCCCGGCTCGAGGGACGACGGCGGGACCTGGCCGGGTTCCCGGAGCCCACCTGGGCGCAGGTGTCGCAGGCGACGGCCCCGCCGTGGACCGACCCGCACCTGCGCGTCGACACGGCCGATCCGGCTGACCCTCTGCCCGTCGTGCTGGCGTACCTCGGGCGGTGA
- a CDS encoding GNAT family N-acetyltransferase: MPLTICDYRSDDAASWLRCRLLSFFETEYYDDVYTQRPTYELPSVQLVADDGGTVVGLLDVTVDGVEATIESVAVHPDHARTGIASRLLDAALPRLAGAHTLDAWTRGNEAANGWYLARGFRENHRYLHVYADSGVTDAELEGFTSPEPLSAPLFVFAHARIDDEDEMRRRYRRVHVCRQYLRDLAPPD, encoded by the coding sequence ATGCCCCTCACGATCTGCGACTACCGGTCGGACGACGCCGCGAGCTGGCTGCGTTGCCGGCTGCTGAGCTTCTTCGAGACCGAGTACTACGACGACGTGTACACGCAGCGCCCGACCTACGAACTACCGTCGGTCCAGCTCGTGGCGGACGACGGCGGAACTGTCGTCGGTCTGCTCGACGTCACCGTCGACGGAGTCGAGGCGACCATCGAGTCGGTGGCCGTGCACCCCGATCACGCCCGGACCGGCATCGCGAGCCGGCTCCTGGACGCGGCGCTGCCGCGCCTGGCCGGCGCGCACACCCTGGACGCGTGGACCCGCGGGAACGAGGCCGCCAACGGCTGGTACCTGGCCCGCGGCTTCCGGGAGAACCACCGTTATCTGCACGTCTACGCCGACAGCGGGGTGACGGACGCCGAACTGGAGGGCTTCACGTCGCCGGAACCGCTGAGCGCCCCGCTGTTCGTGTTCGCGCACGCCCGCATCGACGACGAGGACGAGATGCGTCGACGGTACCGGCGCGTGCACGTGTGCAGGCAGTACCTACGGGACCTCGCGCCGCCCGACTGA
- a CDS encoding DUF5302 domain-containing protein — MPDPTDAGPDEAALADSKAKMREALERKREKEHMTAEGRRNTGSVHGSEVTGAEGKRVFRRKSG, encoded by the coding sequence ATGCCCGATCCCACAGATGCCGGACCCGACGAGGCCGCTCTGGCCGACTCGAAGGCCAAGATGCGTGAGGCCCTCGAGCGCAAGCGCGAGAAGGAGCACATGACCGCCGAGGGACGCCGCAACACCGGGAGCGTGCACGGCTCCGAGGTCACCGGCGCCGAGGGTAAGCGGGTGTTCCGGCGCAAGTCCGGCTGA
- the serA gene encoding phosphoglycerate dehydrogenase, translating into MVKALLLENIHPLGRELLAHAGVEVVTAKGALDEDELIEALQGVDVLGIRSKTNVTARVLQSAPDLLAVGAFCIGTNQIDLRAAAGRGVAAFNAPFSNTRSVVELALAEIIALTRRLTEKDKALHAGTWDKSATGAHEVRGRTLGIVGYGNIGTQLSVLAEALGMRVVFYDTAEKLALGNAQRMRSLDELLDVADVVTLHVDGRPGNAGMFGPAQFARMKEGSIFLNLSRGFLVDYAHLRDQIVSGRIVGAAVDVFAEEPKAQGDAFESELRDLPNVILTPHVGGSTEEAQKDIGMFVAGKLRDYLETGATALSVNVPALILDRPRDGSHRIAHLHRNVPGVLAAVNRTLAAGGANIESQVLSTSGDVGYVVTDLSADLRPSELTELLDMEPTIRVRALHPDSED; encoded by the coding sequence GTGGTCAAGGCACTCCTTCTGGAAAACATCCATCCGCTCGGCAGGGAACTGCTGGCGCACGCCGGCGTCGAGGTGGTCACCGCCAAGGGTGCCCTCGACGAGGACGAGCTGATCGAGGCGCTGCAGGGCGTCGACGTCCTCGGCATCCGGTCCAAGACGAACGTGACGGCCCGGGTGCTGCAGAGCGCACCCGATCTGCTCGCCGTCGGGGCGTTCTGCATCGGCACGAACCAGATCGACCTGCGAGCCGCCGCCGGCCGTGGCGTCGCTGCGTTCAACGCGCCGTTCTCGAACACCCGCTCGGTCGTGGAGCTGGCCCTCGCCGAGATCATCGCGTTGACCCGGCGGCTCACCGAGAAGGACAAGGCGCTGCACGCCGGCACCTGGGACAAGTCGGCGACTGGCGCGCACGAGGTGCGCGGCCGCACGCTCGGCATCGTCGGGTACGGGAACATCGGCACCCAGCTCTCGGTGCTCGCCGAGGCCCTCGGGATGCGCGTGGTGTTCTACGACACCGCCGAGAAGCTCGCGCTCGGCAACGCCCAGCGGATGCGCAGCCTCGACGAGCTGCTGGACGTGGCGGACGTGGTGACCCTGCATGTCGACGGGCGGCCCGGGAACGCGGGCATGTTCGGGCCGGCGCAGTTCGCCCGGATGAAGGAGGGATCGATCTTCCTCAACCTCTCCCGCGGCTTCCTCGTCGACTACGCCCACCTGCGTGACCAGATCGTCTCGGGCCGGATCGTCGGCGCCGCGGTCGACGTGTTCGCCGAGGAGCCCAAGGCCCAGGGCGACGCGTTCGAGTCCGAGCTGCGCGACCTGCCGAACGTGATCCTCACCCCGCACGTGGGCGGCTCCACCGAGGAGGCACAGAAGGACATCGGGATGTTCGTCGCCGGCAAGCTGCGCGACTACCTCGAGACCGGTGCGACCGCGCTGAGCGTCAACGTCCCCGCGCTCATCCTGGACCGCCCGCGCGACGGCTCGCACCGGATCGCGCACCTGCACCGCAACGTGCCGGGTGTCCTCGCCGCGGTGAACCGGACGCTGGCCGCGGGTGGTGCGAACATCGAGAGCCAGGTGCTCAGCACCTCCGGCGACGTGGGTTACGTGGTGACCGACCTCAGCGCCGACCTGCGGCCGTCCGAGCTCACCGAACTGCTGGACATGGAGCCGACGATCCGGGTGCGGGCGCTGCACCCCGACTCCGAGGACTGA
- a CDS encoding HelD family protein, with amino-acid sequence MTATEPTKNIVPFAEQTYLDAVYARLDELREHTTQRLAQVRREGPSGSPQNRSERDAFATLYEDRLAQLDAVEDRLVFGRMDLRDGGRRYVGRIGLSDDDHAPMLTDWRAPAARAFYQATAAAPGDLILRRHLQTRARTVIAVEDDVLDLDALTDAAEVNLSGEGALLAALNAQRTGRMGDIVATIQAEQDAVIRSDLDGVLVVQGGPGTGKTAVALHRAAYLLYAHRQRLERSGVLMIGPSRVFLRYIEQVLPSLGETGVVASTMADLVPGVSARGIESDRVAEIKGRAVWARIIASAVRARQRVLPERELKVGSVRLTLRPAEVREAQARARRGRAPHNLARVTFVRQMLTALSRQYAEMVPGLGEDDHVEVLEELRSARDVRVALNLCWMPLSATGLLADLYAKPHRLTEAAPMLTAAERRLLERTDAEWTPADVPLIDEAAELIGADEEADRARAREAETRRAQEVEYAREVLEASGAGGGMVSAEVLADRFATSGPRQTTAERAYADRSWTYGHVVVDEAQELSAMAWRALLRRNPTRSMTIVGDVSQTSTRAGTSDWGATLDGPLRGRWRLATLTVNYRTPSDIMDAARRVATAADPEHPPTPVTSARDIDDALAITQVDDLTAGLRAAVEAERKTLDGGRLAVVAARHRHAGLLEALGVSAVVDLTDEVVLLDPAGSKGLEFDVVVLGEPAELMPESDRAGDLYVAMTRPTRRLHVVHHGPLPEGLADVH; translated from the coding sequence GTGACCGCGACCGAACCCACCAAGAACATCGTGCCGTTCGCCGAGCAGACGTATCTGGACGCCGTCTATGCCCGCTTGGACGAGTTGCGCGAGCACACCACCCAGCGGCTCGCGCAGGTGCGGCGCGAGGGCCCGTCGGGCTCGCCCCAGAACCGCTCCGAGCGCGACGCGTTCGCGACGCTGTACGAGGACCGCCTGGCCCAGCTCGACGCCGTCGAGGACCGGCTCGTGTTCGGACGGATGGACCTGCGCGACGGCGGGCGCCGGTACGTCGGCCGGATCGGCCTCTCGGACGACGACCACGCCCCGATGCTCACCGACTGGCGGGCACCGGCCGCACGCGCCTTCTACCAGGCGACCGCTGCGGCTCCTGGTGACCTGATCCTGCGCCGACACCTGCAGACCCGCGCGCGCACGGTGATCGCGGTCGAGGACGACGTGCTCGACCTGGATGCGCTCACCGATGCCGCCGAGGTGAACCTCTCCGGCGAGGGCGCGCTGCTGGCCGCCCTGAACGCTCAGCGCACCGGCCGGATGGGCGACATCGTGGCCACCATCCAGGCCGAGCAGGACGCGGTGATCCGCTCCGACCTGGACGGCGTGCTGGTGGTCCAGGGTGGTCCCGGCACCGGGAAGACTGCGGTGGCCCTGCACCGCGCCGCCTACCTGCTCTACGCGCACCGGCAACGCCTCGAGCGGTCCGGAGTCCTGATGATCGGGCCGAGCCGGGTGTTCCTGCGCTACATCGAGCAGGTGCTGCCCTCCCTCGGCGAGACGGGTGTGGTCGCCTCGACGATGGCGGACCTGGTGCCGGGCGTGAGCGCGCGTGGCATCGAGTCGGACCGCGTCGCCGAGATCAAGGGCCGGGCCGTGTGGGCGCGGATCATCGCTTCGGCCGTACGCGCCCGGCAGCGGGTGCTGCCCGAGCGGGAGCTGAAGGTGGGTTCGGTCCGGCTCACGCTGCGTCCGGCCGAGGTGCGCGAGGCGCAGGCTCGGGCCCGGCGTGGGCGAGCGCCGCACAACCTCGCCCGGGTGACGTTCGTGCGCCAGATGCTCACCGCCCTGTCCCGTCAGTACGCCGAGATGGTCCCCGGTCTCGGCGAGGACGATCACGTGGAGGTGCTCGAGGAGCTCCGGTCCGCGCGGGACGTGCGGGTGGCGCTGAACCTGTGCTGGATGCCGTTGTCCGCGACCGGCCTGCTGGCCGACCTGTACGCCAAGCCGCACCGCCTCACTGAGGCGGCACCGATGCTGACCGCTGCCGAGCGCAGGCTGCTCGAGCGGACCGACGCCGAGTGGACCCCCGCGGACGTCCCGCTCATCGACGAGGCCGCCGAACTCATAGGCGCCGACGAGGAGGCCGATCGCGCGCGCGCCCGCGAGGCCGAGACCCGCCGGGCCCAGGAGGTCGAGTACGCCCGCGAGGTCCTGGAGGCCAGCGGGGCGGGTGGCGGCATGGTCTCCGCCGAGGTCCTCGCCGACCGGTTCGCGACCTCCGGTCCGCGGCAGACGACGGCCGAACGCGCCTACGCGGACCGCAGCTGGACCTACGGGCACGTCGTGGTCGACGAGGCCCAGGAGCTCTCCGCGATGGCGTGGCGGGCGCTGCTGCGCCGGAACCCGACCCGGTCGATGACCATCGTCGGTGATGTCTCGCAGACCTCCACCCGGGCCGGCACCTCCGACTGGGGCGCGACCCTCGACGGACCGCTGCGCGGCCGCTGGCGGTTGGCGACGCTGACCGTGAACTACCGGACGCCGTCGGACATCATGGACGCCGCCAGGCGGGTGGCGACGGCCGCCGACCCGGAGCACCCGCCGACGCCGGTCACCTCGGCCCGGGACATCGACGACGCGCTGGCGATCACGCAGGTCGACGATCTGACGGCGGGTCTGCGGGCGGCCGTCGAGGCCGAGCGGAAGACGCTCGACGGCGGCCGGCTCGCCGTGGTCGCGGCGCGGCACCGGCATGCGGGGCTGCTCGAGGCGCTCGGGGTGTCGGCCGTGGTCGACCTCACCGACGAGGTGGTCCTGCTCGACCCGGCGGGCAGCAAGGGCCTGGAGTTCGACGTCGTCGTGCTCGGCGAACCGGCCGAGCTGATGCCCGAGTCGGACCGGGCCGGCGACCTGTACGTGGCGATGACCAGGCCGACCCGGCGCCTGCACGTGGTGCATCACGGCCCGCTGCCGGAGGGCCTCGCCGACGTCCACTGA